The Micromonospora sp. NBC_00421 genome contains a region encoding:
- a CDS encoding DUF4352 domain-containing protein codes for MSQPQPPYGPQDPHQPPLGAAQPFPSAPGQQHPVDPTAALPPVPEPPQPSYSDPYAPPSPYAPPPGSGAPQPYPSYEPGAAPPPVSGAGFTPMSGAGYPPPAPGYPPVSGAGYPPPGGPGGPGYPFPPPPAASSGRKVWVVIGIVVAVVLLLCCGGIVAAVVAGGKKADEAAEEFERSLPTPDVTRAPALPGDRPSAAPSSTDETFNLKAGETLVISDDDGTIEITVRSFTTSSKGCRSFAPPPDKGMYLIADVTATVTKGTASINPFYFQWVADDGTTVNGLAGALSGCGGDMLDSGSNIRAGSKRSGAVVFDVADKSGAVEYQHKFEAAGSWKP; via the coding sequence GTGAGCCAGCCTCAACCCCCTTACGGGCCGCAGGACCCCCACCAGCCGCCCCTCGGGGCGGCGCAGCCGTTCCCGTCGGCACCCGGCCAGCAGCACCCGGTCGACCCGACCGCCGCCCTGCCCCCGGTCCCCGAGCCGCCGCAACCGTCCTACTCCGACCCGTACGCGCCGCCGTCGCCGTACGCGCCGCCGCCGGGCTCCGGAGCCCCGCAGCCCTACCCGTCGTACGAGCCGGGGGCGGCGCCGCCGCCGGTCTCCGGTGCCGGCTTCACGCCGATGTCGGGCGCGGGATACCCGCCGCCCGCCCCGGGCTACCCCCCGGTCTCCGGTGCCGGATATCCGCCGCCCGGCGGTCCGGGTGGGCCCGGTTATCCGTTCCCGCCGCCGCCGGCCGCCTCGTCCGGCCGGAAGGTCTGGGTCGTCATCGGCATCGTGGTCGCCGTGGTGCTGCTGCTCTGCTGTGGTGGCATCGTCGCCGCCGTGGTCGCCGGGGGCAAGAAGGCCGACGAGGCGGCCGAGGAGTTCGAGCGCTCGTTGCCGACCCCCGACGTCACCAGGGCACCGGCGCTGCCGGGCGACCGACCCTCGGCGGCACCGTCGTCCACCGACGAGACGTTCAACCTGAAGGCCGGCGAGACGCTGGTGATCAGCGACGACGACGGGACCATCGAGATCACCGTCCGGAGCTTCACCACCTCGTCCAAGGGCTGCCGCTCGTTCGCCCCGCCACCGGACAAGGGCATGTACCTGATCGCCGACGTCACCGCCACGGTGACCAAGGGCACGGCGTCGATCAACCCGTTCTACTTCCAGTGGGTCGCGGACGACGGCACCACGGTCAACGGGCTGGCCGGCGCGCTCTCCGGCTGCGGCGGCGACATGCTCGACTCGGGCAGCAACATCCGGGCCGGCAGCAAGCGTTCCGGCGCGGTGGTGTTCGACGTGGCCGACAAGTCGGGGGCGGTCGAATACCAGCACAAGTTCGAGGCGGCCGGCTCCTGGAAGCCCTGA
- a CDS encoding FmdB family zinc ribbon protein yields MPTYQYACTACGHQLEAVQSFSDEPLTECPACEGRLRKVFNSVGVVFKGSGFYRTDSRASGAEGKSGAAKSESTSSGSGTDSSGSGKSSSGTSSSGSSSSSGTGSGSSGSGSAPGSGSGTSTSGGSGSTKSPTASTPA; encoded by the coding sequence GTGCCCACGTACCAGTACGCCTGCACCGCGTGCGGCCACCAGCTCGAGGCGGTGCAGTCGTTTTCCGACGAGCCGCTGACCGAGTGCCCCGCCTGCGAGGGGCGGCTGCGCAAGGTCTTCAACTCGGTCGGTGTCGTGTTCAAGGGTTCCGGCTTCTATCGCACCGACTCCCGGGCCTCGGGCGCCGAGGGCAAGAGCGGCGCCGCGAAGTCGGAGAGCACCTCCTCCGGTTCCGGCACGGACTCCTCGGGCTCGGGCAAGTCCTCCTCGGGCACGTCTTCCTCGGGCTCGTCCTCCTCCTCGGGCACGGGTTCGGGATCCTCAGGCTCGGGATCCGCCCCAGGATCGGGTTCGGGTACTTCGACGAGCGGTGGTTCCGGCTCGACCAAATCCCCCACCGCCAGCACTCCCGCCTGA
- a CDS encoding sensor domain-containing diguanylate cyclase, whose product MTLRGRLTAAFLTVVLGPVLLGAAFVGTTLSTVDRSRSTERLGLAASAVRTSIDALCQQLRAAADAVALRSDPASRAGAAGQVVSRGLAAAVLVTDGTGGIAYATPGGPPPPWQDCAGVPVGGPVLALSARVDLRDPAGTPLGAVAAAEVVDPAFVARLAAATGVAVTLLDDTAGPGRITHTTEADGVREAVLAAAGTVDGDRVSATPGGRYVRRLGPTPGQPLPLILSVDGEQPSGLPVVLVGAVLLAAALAVLTAWRLARVTTRPLVELAGAVDRVARGDLTTRVPVRSRDEIGRLAAAFNRMIRETAGYVTALTSSRDQLRGHLGVLGDTLASTHDLQRILRVILHSAIAATGARAGAVLLLDDTGMLVGQCAEGLAGRCPPGTEPEELRVPVGAGVVGAVAATGEPQRGRLPAGPTPPGEPWCETYVAVPFTVPGGDAAGRAPAVGVLVLYDRPGAAEFDDDDLATLRTFAGHAAVAVENVRVHEEAQRLSLTDPLTGLWNYRYLRESLRREVERASRFGRMLSILVLDLDRFKIVNDSYGHAAGDAVLVEFARRVRAEIREVDLAFRQGGEEFVVLLPETDAPGAATVAERLGAAVRDTPVVVTGHAGTPTTITVSVSIGIAVYPDHASTGAEVLDAADEALYAAKGAGRDGYRVATARPRPTPAADGAVEEIAVPAGATSPDDGLPRAGPPVEPTCADQPPAHRPPTDRAPVDDLPTDLPPGEPAGRHAVGAPGVTQPGGASCGPHPPRQSRGR is encoded by the coding sequence TTGACGCTACGCGGGCGGTTGACGGCGGCCTTTCTCACGGTGGTGCTCGGCCCGGTGCTGCTCGGCGCTGCCTTCGTCGGCACCACGCTGTCGACGGTGGACCGCAGCCGGTCCACCGAACGGCTGGGCCTGGCCGCGTCCGCCGTCCGTACCTCGATCGACGCGCTCTGCCAGCAGTTGCGGGCCGCCGCCGACGCGGTCGCCCTGCGCTCCGACCCGGCCAGCCGGGCGGGCGCGGCCGGCCAGGTGGTCAGCCGGGGGTTGGCCGCCGCCGTGCTGGTCACCGACGGGACCGGCGGCATCGCGTACGCCACCCCGGGTGGACCCCCGCCACCCTGGCAGGACTGCGCGGGCGTCCCGGTCGGCGGACCGGTCCTGGCCCTCAGCGCCCGGGTGGACCTGCGGGATCCGGCCGGCACGCCGCTCGGCGCGGTGGCCGCCGCCGAGGTGGTCGACCCGGCGTTCGTGGCCCGGTTGGCCGCCGCGACCGGCGTCGCGGTCACCCTCCTCGACGACACCGCCGGCCCCGGCCGGATCACCCACACCACCGAAGCCGACGGGGTACGCGAGGCGGTGCTCGCCGCCGCCGGCACGGTGGACGGCGACCGGGTCAGCGCGACCCCCGGCGGCCGGTACGTCCGGCGGCTCGGGCCGACCCCCGGGCAGCCGCTGCCGCTGATCCTCTCGGTGGACGGAGAACAGCCGTCGGGTCTGCCGGTCGTGCTGGTCGGGGCGGTGCTGCTGGCCGCCGCGCTGGCCGTGCTGACCGCGTGGCGGCTGGCCCGGGTCACCACCCGGCCACTTGTGGAGTTGGCCGGGGCGGTGGACCGGGTGGCCCGGGGTGATCTGACCACCCGGGTGCCGGTGCGCAGCCGGGACGAGATCGGCCGGCTCGCCGCCGCGTTCAACCGGATGATCCGGGAGACCGCCGGGTACGTGACCGCGTTGACCAGCAGCCGGGACCAGCTGCGCGGCCATCTCGGGGTGCTCGGGGACACCCTGGCCAGCACCCACGACCTGCAACGCATCCTGCGGGTGATCCTGCACAGCGCGATAGCGGCGACCGGGGCGCGGGCCGGGGCGGTGCTGCTGCTCGACGACACCGGAATGCTCGTCGGGCAGTGCGCCGAAGGGCTGGCCGGGCGTTGCCCGCCGGGCACCGAGCCGGAGGAGTTGCGGGTGCCGGTCGGCGCGGGCGTGGTGGGCGCGGTCGCCGCCACCGGCGAGCCGCAGCGCGGTCGGCTCCCGGCCGGCCCGACGCCACCCGGCGAGCCGTGGTGCGAGACGTACGTGGCGGTGCCGTTCACCGTGCCCGGCGGGGACGCCGCCGGCCGGGCCCCGGCGGTCGGCGTGCTGGTCCTCTACGACCGGCCCGGCGCTGCCGAGTTCGACGACGACGACCTGGCCACCCTGCGGACCTTCGCCGGGCACGCCGCGGTGGCGGTGGAGAACGTCCGGGTGCACGAGGAGGCGCAGCGGTTGTCGCTGACCGACCCGTTGACCGGGCTGTGGAACTACCGCTACCTGCGCGAGTCGTTGCGTCGGGAGGTCGAGCGGGCCAGCCGGTTCGGCCGGATGCTCAGCATCCTCGTCCTCGACCTGGACCGCTTCAAGATCGTCAACGACAGCTACGGGCATGCCGCCGGGGACGCGGTGCTCGTCGAGTTCGCCCGCCGGGTCCGGGCCGAGATCCGTGAGGTGGACCTGGCCTTCCGGCAGGGTGGTGAGGAGTTCGTGGTGCTGCTGCCGGAGACCGACGCCCCGGGTGCGGCGACGGTCGCCGAGCGGCTGGGCGCGGCCGTGCGGGACACCCCGGTCGTGGTAACCGGCCATGCGGGCACCCCGACCACGATCACGGTGTCGGTCTCCATCGGCATCGCCGTCTATCCCGACCACGCCAGCACCGGCGCGGAGGTGCTGGACGCCGCCGACGAGGCGTTGTACGCGGCCAAGGGGGCCGGCCGCGACGGTTACCGGGTGGCGACCGCGCGGCCCCGACCGACGCCGGCAGCGGACGGTGCGGTCGAGGAGATCGCCGTACCGGCGGGGGCGACCAGCCCGGACGACGGCCTGCCCCGGGCCGGACCACCCGTCGAGCCGACCTGTGCCGACCAGCCACCCGCCCACCGGCCGCCGACCGATCGGGCTCCCGTCGACGACCTGCCGACCGACCTGCCGCCCGGCGAGCCGGCCGGTCGGCACGCCGTCGGCGCTCCCGGTGTGACGCAGCCGGGCGGCGCGTCTTGCGGTCCTCACCCGCCGCGGCAGAGCCGTGGCCGATAG
- a CDS encoding S1 family peptidase yields MRRLSLAALTLAVVLLPATPAAAHAGAPAPADVHANATEPVAAHLRATGPAAAPALPDVRTVGTTWGPDPTTGRLTVTVDDTVPPEQVRALRAAAVRAGGELRHEPGRLRILIAGGQAVYGGGARCTLGANVHSGSTYYFLTAGHCTAGATTWYADGGQSSVLGSRVGSSFPTNDYGLVRYTGTVSHPSAVYTYPGLLTVNGVGTAYVGQAVCRSGSTTGVRCGTVTGLNQTVNYAEGSVSGLIRTNICAEPGDSGGPLYVAGTGLILGILSGGSGNCTSGGTTYYQPIAEILAAYGLTLP; encoded by the coding sequence ATGCGCCGTCTCTCGCTCGCCGCCCTGACCCTGGCCGTCGTCCTGCTGCCGGCGACCCCGGCCGCCGCGCACGCCGGCGCCCCCGCACCGGCCGATGTGCACGCCAACGCCACCGAACCAGTGGCCGCGCACCTCCGGGCCACCGGACCGGCCGCCGCGCCCGCACTGCCGGACGTGCGGACGGTCGGCACCACCTGGGGCCCGGATCCGACGACCGGCCGGCTGACGGTCACCGTCGACGACACCGTCCCACCCGAGCAGGTACGCGCACTGCGTGCCGCCGCCGTCCGAGCCGGCGGGGAGCTGCGCCACGAGCCCGGCCGGTTGCGCATCCTCATCGCCGGTGGGCAGGCCGTCTACGGTGGGGGCGCCCGCTGCACGCTGGGCGCGAACGTGCACAGCGGCAGCACCTACTACTTCCTCACCGCCGGACACTGCACCGCCGGCGCGACGACCTGGTACGCCGACGGCGGTCAGAGCAGCGTGCTGGGCAGCCGCGTCGGCAGCAGTTTCCCCACCAACGACTACGGCCTGGTGCGCTACACCGGGACGGTCAGCCACCCGAGCGCCGTCTACACCTATCCCGGCCTGCTCACCGTCAACGGCGTCGGCACCGCGTACGTCGGGCAGGCCGTCTGCCGCAGCGGCTCCACCACCGGCGTCCGGTGCGGCACGGTGACCGGTCTCAACCAGACGGTCAACTATGCCGAGGGCAGCGTGTCCGGGCTGATCCGGACCAACATCTGCGCGGAGCCCGGCGACAGCGGCGGTCCGCTCTACGTCGCCGGGACCGGGCTGATCCTCGGCATCCTCTCCGGTGGCAGCGGCAACTGCACAAGCGGTGGCACCACCTACTACCAGCCGATCGCCGAGATCCTCGCCGCCTACGGCCTCACCCTCCCCTGA
- a CDS encoding GNAT family N-acetyltransferase — MDGPVVLRPYRRSDATAWSAVRRANRAWLAPWESHLPGGWDQANSPAAFRYVHADQRRSARTGEGMPFAVCLREDGQERLVGHLNVGSIVRRAFCSGYVGYWVDSRVAGRGVIPTAMALAVDHAFGPGGLHRVEVNIRPENKPSRRVVEKLGFREEAYHVRYMHIDGAWRDHIGYAMTSEEAAADGGLLARWHRQRHDVG; from the coding sequence ATGGACGGTCCGGTGGTGCTGCGACCGTACCGGCGGTCCGACGCCACCGCCTGGTCCGCCGTACGCCGGGCGAACCGGGCGTGGCTGGCCCCCTGGGAGTCGCACCTGCCCGGCGGCTGGGACCAGGCCAACTCGCCCGCCGCGTTCCGTTACGTGCACGCCGACCAGCGGCGCTCCGCGCGTACCGGCGAGGGGATGCCGTTCGCGGTCTGCCTGCGCGAGGACGGGCAGGAGCGGCTGGTCGGGCACCTCAACGTGGGCAGCATCGTCCGCCGGGCGTTCTGCTCCGGATACGTGGGCTACTGGGTGGACTCCCGGGTGGCCGGTCGCGGGGTGATCCCCACCGCGATGGCGCTCGCCGTGGACCACGCGTTCGGTCCGGGCGGTCTGCACCGGGTAGAGGTGAACATCCGCCCGGAGAACAAGCCGTCCCGCCGGGTGGTGGAGAAGCTGGGCTTCCGCGAGGAGGCGTACCACGTGCGCTACATGCACATCGACGGGGCCTGGCGAGACCACATCGGATACGCGATGACCAGCGAGGAGGCGGCTGCCGACGGCGGTCTGCTGGCCCGCTGGCACCGGCAGCGCCACGACGTCGGGTGA
- the sepX gene encoding divisome protein SepX/GlpR translates to MRVPTSVLLAVLAAAGLLALAPALVRRYDATERLVAERAQSTARVLQRRRRRRTVPGRRPVNQPRALVVTLTEDAATGELGAPVSAPPASARGAAPPVSDRQAARSAASTRRSGRLRAVPPASRQARRRPPPRRHHTPAVYRRRRVLAALLLLNFVELVGVILVSPGFWISFSVTATLLAVYVVHLRRRALTERRRRRLRAREAAWLAVRQAEVRREQARRAAARREAQHRLAAQREAVRRTAMGLDRPTDLPAAASGGGSVSYRRSGGLRGRPYQSGRDPR, encoded by the coding sequence GTGAGGGTGCCGACCTCGGTGCTCCTCGCCGTCCTCGCCGCCGCCGGTCTGCTCGCCCTCGCCCCGGCGCTGGTTCGTCGGTACGACGCCACCGAGCGGCTGGTGGCGGAGCGGGCGCAGTCGACGGCGCGGGTGCTCCAGCGCCGCCGGCGGCGTCGTACTGTCCCCGGTCGGCGACCCGTCAACCAGCCCAGGGCGCTCGTGGTCACGCTGACCGAGGACGCCGCCACCGGGGAACTCGGCGCACCGGTCTCCGCGCCACCGGCCTCCGCCCGTGGTGCCGCCCCGCCGGTCTCCGACCGCCAGGCTGCCCGGTCGGCCGCCTCCACCCGCCGGTCCGGTCGGCTGCGCGCCGTGCCGCCCGCCTCCCGGCAGGCCCGTCGCCGGCCGCCCCCGCGTCGGCACCACACCCCGGCCGTCTACCGGCGACGCCGGGTGCTCGCCGCGCTGCTGCTGCTCAACTTCGTCGAGTTGGTCGGCGTGATCCTGGTCAGCCCCGGGTTCTGGATCAGCTTCTCGGTCACCGCCACCCTGCTCGCCGTGTACGTCGTACACCTGCGACGACGGGCGCTGACCGAGCGCCGCCGGCGGCGGCTGCGGGCCCGGGAGGCGGCCTGGCTGGCCGTCCGGCAGGCCGAGGTGCGCCGCGAACAGGCCCGTCGGGCGGCGGCCCGTCGGGAGGCGCAGCATCGACTGGCCGCCCAGCGCGAGGCGGTACGCCGCACGGCGATGGGTCTCGACCGACCGACCGACCTGCCGGCGGCGGCCAGCGGGGGCGGCTCGGTGTCCTACCGCCGCTCCGGTGGCCTGCGCGGACGCCCCTACCAGTCCGGCCGCGACCCCCGCTGA
- a CDS encoding molybdopterin molybdotransferase MoeA: MTSTADAEAAANELTPLADYLGSVLRRLRALPPLDLDLTQAYGNVLASDVVAPHSFPAFDQAAVDGYAARWEDLVGYGPVPSQGPGRPVRLNVVGDLGAASWRPVRLTPGSCFSVAAGAPMPIAADVVVPVEWTDQGMAAVEIFRTPKRGYGVRRAGEELPAGTVLARAGTYVAPALVAVFAATGIGHVVVRPSPRVVIVATGDELVDVGRGSQPGQVVDANSHALTAAAAEVGALAYRVGICDDDPEGLRGLLEDQTLRADLIITTGGTGTGPGDMVRRILSRREGGRAGPVTFTDVALYPGTALGFGTVGAEEVPVVCLPGEPGAALIGFEVLARPAIQLLAGAEPVFRPSVRAHLLETISSPGGLREFRPAHVAERRGGGYTVQPLSGGPYTLSGLAEANGLMVLGERVTTAAAGSTVDVLLLDRRR; this comes from the coding sequence ATGACCTCGACGGCCGACGCCGAGGCGGCCGCGAACGAGTTGACGCCGCTCGCCGACTACCTGGGCAGCGTGCTGCGCAGGTTACGCGCGCTGCCTCCGCTCGACCTCGACCTCACCCAGGCGTACGGCAACGTCCTCGCCTCGGACGTGGTCGCCCCGCACTCGTTCCCCGCCTTCGACCAGGCGGCGGTGGACGGGTACGCCGCGCGCTGGGAGGACCTCGTCGGTTACGGCCCGGTCCCCTCGCAGGGGCCGGGCCGCCCGGTCCGGCTCAACGTGGTCGGTGACCTCGGGGCGGCGAGCTGGCGTCCGGTGCGGCTCACCCCCGGTTCGTGCTTCTCGGTGGCGGCCGGTGCGCCGATGCCGATCGCCGCCGACGTGGTGGTGCCGGTGGAGTGGACCGATCAGGGCATGGCGGCGGTGGAGATCTTCCGCACCCCCAAGCGCGGGTACGGCGTCCGCCGCGCCGGTGAGGAGTTGCCCGCCGGCACCGTACTCGCCCGCGCCGGCACGTACGTCGCCCCGGCGCTGGTGGCCGTCTTCGCCGCCACCGGGATCGGGCACGTGGTGGTACGGCCCAGCCCCCGGGTGGTCATCGTGGCGACCGGGGACGAGCTGGTAGACGTGGGCCGGGGCAGCCAGCCCGGTCAGGTGGTGGACGCCAACTCGCACGCGTTGACCGCCGCCGCCGCCGAGGTGGGCGCGCTGGCGTACCGGGTGGGGATCTGCGACGACGACCCGGAGGGGCTGCGCGGCCTGCTGGAGGACCAGACCCTGCGGGCCGACCTGATCATCACCACCGGCGGCACCGGGACCGGCCCCGGCGACATGGTCAGGCGGATCCTGTCCCGCCGCGAGGGTGGCCGGGCCGGTCCGGTGACCTTCACCGACGTGGCGCTGTACCCCGGCACGGCGCTCGGGTTCGGTACCGTCGGCGCCGAGGAGGTGCCGGTGGTGTGTCTTCCCGGTGAGCCCGGTGCGGCGTTGATCGGCTTCGAGGTGCTGGCCCGGCCGGCGATCCAGCTGCTGGCCGGCGCGGAGCCGGTGTTCCGGCCGAGCGTACGGGCGCACCTGTTGGAGACCATCTCGTCCCCCGGTGGGCTGCGCGAGTTCCGGCCCGCGCACGTGGCCGAGCGGCGCGGCGGGGGCTACACGGTGCAGCCGCTCAGCGGTGGGCCGTACACCCTCTCCGGGCTGGCCGAGGCGAACGGCCTGATGGTGCTCGGTGAGCGGGTCACCACTGCGGCGGCCGGTTCCACCGTCGACGTGCTGCTCCTGGACCGGCGACGGTGA
- a CDS encoding 4'-phosphopantetheinyl transferase family protein: MRDLLPAAVSVAVAETADWVGELLPAERAGLGERAVESRRRDFTAGRVCARRAMTALGLPATPVPAAPNRAPVWPVGLVGTITHTRGYCAAAVARRTDLRAVGMDAERHKELNPGVRRLILRPEEEDRLARLPAGVNWPVVVFSAKETIYKVWHPVVGSWLDFLDATVELDPDTGVFTARINEARVSAATVADPPSLVTGRFVVEGDLVRTAAVLPLR; encoded by the coding sequence ATGCGTGACCTGCTGCCGGCGGCGGTCTCGGTGGCGGTGGCCGAGACAGCCGACTGGGTGGGTGAGCTGCTGCCGGCGGAACGGGCCGGGCTGGGCGAGCGGGCGGTGGAGAGCCGGCGGCGGGACTTCACCGCCGGCCGGGTCTGCGCCCGGCGGGCGATGACCGCCCTCGGCCTGCCGGCCACGCCGGTCCCGGCCGCGCCGAACCGCGCACCGGTCTGGCCGGTCGGGCTGGTCGGCACCATCACCCACACCCGTGGCTACTGTGCCGCCGCGGTCGCCCGCCGCACCGACCTGCGCGCAGTCGGCATGGACGCCGAGCGGCACAAGGAACTCAACCCTGGGGTACGCCGGCTGATCCTGCGCCCCGAGGAGGAGGACCGGCTGGCCCGGCTGCCGGCCGGGGTGAACTGGCCGGTGGTGGTGTTCAGCGCCAAGGAGACCATCTACAAGGTGTGGCACCCCGTGGTCGGCTCCTGGTTGGACTTCCTCGACGCCACCGTCGAACTCGACCCGGACACCGGCGTCTTCACCGCCCGGATCAACGAGGCGCGGGTGTCGGCAGCCACCGTGGCGGACCCGCCCTCGCTGGTCACCGGCCGGTTCGTGGTCGAGGGCGACCTGGTCCGCACCGCCGCCGTGCTGCCCCTGCGCTGA
- a CDS encoding 5-formyltetrahydrofolate cyclo-ligase, translated as MPDFSAEAEVVHAAKRETRAALLAHRRALTAPQRATAAMRVQAELTELVRRLRPTRMTGYVPVGSEPGGPDLPEVLRTALPAGAELLLPVLCDDLDLDWASYAGPGTLVAAGRGMREPDGPRLGRTAITGATLVVVPALAVDRRGMRLGRGGGSYDRALARVPATTLTVALLHDGELLSSLPAQPHDRPVRAALTPSDGLRPLTTTPSATP; from the coding sequence GTGCCCGATTTTTCTGCCGAAGCGGAAGTCGTCCATGCGGCGAAACGCGAGACGCGCGCCGCGTTGCTCGCCCACCGCCGGGCGCTCACCGCGCCGCAGCGGGCCACCGCCGCGATGCGCGTCCAGGCCGAGCTGACCGAGTTGGTACGCCGCCTGCGCCCGACCAGGATGACCGGGTACGTGCCGGTCGGCTCGGAACCGGGCGGCCCCGACCTGCCCGAGGTGCTCCGCACCGCGCTACCGGCCGGGGCGGAACTGCTGCTGCCGGTGCTTTGCGACGATCTCGACCTGGACTGGGCGTCGTACGCCGGGCCGGGCACCCTGGTCGCCGCCGGTCGGGGCATGCGCGAGCCGGACGGTCCCCGCCTGGGCCGGACGGCGATCACCGGGGCGACCCTGGTGGTGGTGCCCGCGCTGGCGGTCGATCGACGCGGGATGCGGTTGGGTCGGGGCGGCGGCTCCTACGACCGGGCCCTGGCCCGGGTGCCGGCGACCACCCTGACCGTGGCGCTGCTGCACGACGGCGAGCTCCTTTCCTCGCTACCCGCCCAGCCGCACGACCGGCCGGTGCGGGCGGCCCTCACCCCGTCCGACGGCCTGCGCCCACTCACTACGACCCCCTCCGCCACACCCTGA
- a CDS encoding UTP--glucose-1-phosphate uridylyltransferase, protein MSEHSANPSTTAATGRARAVKAVIPAAGLATRFLPATKAVPKELLPVIDRPVLQYIVEEAAQAGIGDVLLITGRGKTSMVDHFDRRPDLEARLEAKGDAERLAAVKRPSELAEIYTCRQPEQLGLGHAVGYAESHVGDQPFAVLLGDEFVKPSEPLLPAMLELQARTGGVVLAFFEVDPAETRRYGIASVEPAEAELTDLGEVVKVTGMVEKPQPEDAPSNLAVLGRYVLPGRIFDAIRRTEPGSGGEIQLTDAMELLRGEGVPVHAIVYRGTRYDTGMPLGYLQTVVQIAVEREDLGAEFRAWLTEFVNNGDQTVTAAVLDGVRDAAGGSGT, encoded by the coding sequence ATGTCGGAGCACTCAGCGAACCCCTCAACGACCGCCGCGACCGGTCGCGCCCGTGCGGTCAAGGCCGTGATCCCGGCCGCCGGCCTCGCCACCCGGTTCCTGCCGGCCACGAAGGCGGTGCCCAAGGAGCTGCTGCCGGTGATCGACCGGCCGGTGCTCCAGTACATCGTCGAGGAGGCCGCCCAGGCCGGTATCGGTGACGTGCTGCTGATCACGGGTCGGGGCAAGACGTCGATGGTGGACCACTTCGACCGCCGCCCCGACCTGGAGGCCCGGCTGGAGGCCAAGGGTGACGCCGAGCGGCTGGCCGCGGTGAAGCGCCCCAGCGAACTGGCCGAGATCTACACCTGCCGGCAGCCGGAGCAGCTCGGTCTCGGCCACGCCGTCGGGTACGCCGAGTCGCACGTCGGCGACCAGCCCTTCGCGGTGCTCCTCGGCGACGAGTTCGTCAAGCCGTCCGAGCCGCTGCTGCCGGCCATGTTGGAGCTGCAGGCCCGCACCGGTGGCGTGGTGCTGGCGTTCTTCGAGGTCGACCCGGCCGAGACCAGGCGGTACGGGATCGCCTCGGTCGAGCCGGCCGAGGCCGAGCTGACCGACCTCGGCGAGGTCGTGAAGGTCACCGGCATGGTGGAGAAGCCCCAGCCGGAGGACGCCCCGAGCAACCTGGCCGTCCTCGGCAGGTACGTCCTGCCGGGGCGGATCTTCGACGCGATCCGGCGTACCGAGCCGGGAAGTGGCGGCGAGATCCAGCTGACCGATGCGATGGAGCTGCTGCGCGGCGAGGGCGTACCGGTGCACGCGATCGTCTACCGGGGCACCCGCTACGACACCGGCATGCCGCTGGGCTACCTCCAGACAGTCGTGCAGATCGCCGTCGAACGGGAGGACCTCGGTGCCGAGTTCCGGGCGTGGCTGACCGAGTTCGTCAACAACGGCGACCAGACGGTCACGGCGGCGGTCCTCGACGGGGTACGTGACGCGGCGGGCGGCTCCGGTACATGA
- a CDS encoding peptidase — translation MRTPIIRTGAALAAAGLTLLAAPAAATAAPTPSPGATPVTRAGTSFLTATGIAAGQPVRVDASTGDFLYWSFPASAGQRHEITATVSLPKARTGASTWTVEVFDGLRRRQACTAGAQTPTVAASAGSVALGCTLRQVRSWAEPWSADPLPGTYFVRLSVTDLPEADLGQPIDVELLVSAEGEGSRDDGELKAPLVPNTRAGTVLTGEPAATPAESDDDWFDGDWLPALGSRWAWSAVGGALAAVAGVVGFALTRRPRRP, via the coding sequence ATGCGTACCCCGATCATCCGGACCGGTGCGGCCCTGGCCGCCGCCGGGCTGACCCTGCTCGCCGCCCCGGCTGCGGCCACCGCCGCACCCACCCCCTCCCCCGGCGCCACCCCGGTCACCCGGGCCGGGACGTCCTTCCTCACCGCCACCGGCATCGCGGCCGGTCAACCGGTCCGGGTGGACGCCTCCACCGGCGACTTCCTGTACTGGTCGTTCCCGGCCTCGGCGGGGCAACGCCACGAGATCACCGCGACGGTGTCCCTGCCGAAGGCCCGCACCGGGGCGTCCACCTGGACGGTGGAGGTCTTCGACGGCCTGCGCCGCCGGCAGGCGTGCACGGCCGGGGCACAGACCCCGACGGTTGCCGCCTCCGCGGGCAGCGTGGCGCTGGGCTGCACGCTGCGCCAGGTGCGGTCCTGGGCGGAGCCGTGGTCGGCCGACCCGCTGCCCGGCACCTACTTCGTCCGGTTGTCCGTGACCGACCTCCCCGAGGCCGACCTGGGGCAGCCGATCGACGTGGAACTGCTGGTCTCCGCCGAGGGTGAGGGCTCGCGCGACGACGGCGAGCTGAAGGCGCCGCTGGTGCCGAACACCAGGGCCGGCACGGTGCTGACCGGCGAGCCGGCGGCGACCCCCGCCGAGTCCGACGACGACTGGTTCGACGGCGACTGGCTGCCCGCGCTCGGCTCGCGCTGGGCGTGGAGCGCCGTCGGCGGCGCGCTCGCCGCCGTCGCCGGGGTGGTCGGCTTCGCGCTGACCCGCCGCCCGCGCCGCCCCTGA